The Arachis duranensis cultivar V14167 chromosome 2, aradu.V14167.gnm2.J7QH, whole genome shotgun sequence genome has a window encoding:
- the LOC127744812 gene encoding 60S ribosomal protein L4-like — MAAAAARPLVTVQPLDGDMATDAQPTVPLPDVMKAAIRPDIVTFVHDNISKNSRQPYAVSRRAGHQTSAESWGTGRAVSRIPRVPGGGTHRAGQGAFGNMCRGGRMFAPTKIWRRWHRKINVNQKRYAVVSAIAASAIPSLVVARGHRIDTVPELPLVVSDAAEAVEKTKEAINVLKSIGAYSDAEKAKDSHAIRPGKGKMRNRRYISRKGPLIVYGTEGAKAVKAFRNIPGVEVANVERLNLLKLAPGGHLGRFVIWTKSAFEKLDSIYGSFEKPSEKKKGYLLPRAKMVNADLARIINSDEVQSVVRPIKKEVKRATLKKNPLKNLNVMLRLNPYAKAAKRMALLAEAQRVKAKKEKLDQKRKTVSKEEASAIRAAGKAWYQTMVSDSDYTEFDNFSKWLGVSQ, encoded by the exons ATGGCCGCAGCAGCAGCTCGACCCCTTGTCACCGTCCAACCCTTGGATGGCGACATGGCCACCGATGCCCAACCAACTGTCCCACTTCCCGATGTCATGAAGGCCGCCATTCGCCCTGACATCGTCACATTCGTCCACGACAACATTTCCAAGAACTCCCGCCAGCCCTATGCCGTCTCCCGCCGCGCCGGCCACCAAACCTCCGCCGAGTCCTGGGGAACCGGGCGTGCTGTCTCCCGTATCCCCCGTGTTCCCGGCGGCGGAACTCACCGTGCTGGCCAGGGAGCCTTCGGAAACATGTGCCGCGGCGGGCGCATGTTCGCCCCTACCAAGATCTGGCGCCGCTGGCACCGCAAGATCAACGTCAACCAGAAGCGGTACGCCGTCGTTTCCGCCATTGCGGCCTCTGCCATTCCCTCACTAGTCGTCGCACGCGGCCACCGCATTGACACCGTGCCGGAGCTCCCTCTCGTCGTCTCAGATGCCGCGGAAGCCGTTGAAAAGACAAAGGAAGCGATCAACGTCTTGAAATCCATCGGAGCTTATTCCGACGCTGAGAAGGCAAAGGACAGCCACGCAATTCGCCCTGGTAAGGGGAAAATGCGTAACCGCCGATACATTTCAAGAAAGGGACCTCTGATTGTGTACGGAACCGAAGGAGCTAAGGCTGTTAAGGCGTTCCGGAACATTCCTGGCGTCGAAGTTGCGAACGTTGAGAGACTGAATTTATTGAAATTGGCGCCTGGTGGACACCTTGGGAGGTTTGTAATATGGACTAAGTCGGCATTCGAGAAGCTTGATTCGATTTATGGTTCGTTTGAGAAGCCGTCTGAGAAGAAGAAGGGGTACTTGCTTCCTAGGGCGAAGATGGTGAATGCAGATTTGGCTAGGATTATTAACTCTGATGAGGTGCAGAGTGTTGTAAGGCCGATCAAGAAGGAGGTTAAGAGGGCTACATTGAAGAAGAACCCTCTGAAGAACCTGAATGTCATGTTGAGGTTGAACCCTTATGCTAAGGCTGCTAAGAGGATGGCACTTCTTGCTGAGGCGCAACGCGTTAAGGCCAAGAAGGAGAAGCTTGACCAGAAGAGGAAGACTGTTTCCAAG GAGGAAGCTTCTGCCATCAGGGCCGCTGGAAAGGCATGGTATCAAACTATGGTTTCAGATTCTGATTACACTGAATTTGATAACTTCTCTAAGTGGTTGGGTGTTTCACAGTGA